The following proteins are co-located in the Heteronotia binoei isolate CCM8104 ecotype False Entrance Well chromosome 21, APGP_CSIRO_Hbin_v1, whole genome shotgun sequence genome:
- the SMIM38 gene encoding LOW QUALITY PROTEIN: small integral membrane protein 38 (The sequence of the model RefSeq protein was modified relative to this genomic sequence to represent the inferred CDS: substituted 1 base at 1 genomic stop codon) — MGSSPLMILVVVIILMRFILWSCFSAYLDYKLSXRFPEKRKVS; from the coding sequence ATGGGATCAAGCCCTTTGATGATTTTAGTGGTTGTAATTATATTGATGCGATTCATTCTGTGGTCCTGTTTTAGTGCTTATTTAGATTACAAGTTGTCTTGAAGATTTCCTGAAAAGAGGAAGGTCTCCTGA